The genomic interval TGATTGCGAGTCGATGGCCGAAAAATTATAGAGCTGATCGCCGAGGATGCTTATATCCTTCAGGAGGCTGTTAAAGATGACCGTTTTCATCCTTTTCTGATTGACCTCGGCAAGAAAGGAATCGGTCGTTCCGATGGGCGGCGGGAGTTCCACTTTCTTCTCGATGAGGATGGAATTCAGTATCGAAATGACAATGTTGATGATCTTCCGATCAAATGTTATGAACGCTTTATAGAGGTTCTTATCCTCTTCGAAGAGATCCTTTCTTATCTCCTTCGCAATCATCGCCGCATAATAATCGGTCCCGTTGATGACGAGAAAAACGTCTTTTGTATATCTCCCTTCGTCGAGTGGAACGGAAAACAGTCCTGGAACCGGACCAACTTCGGCATCTGGAACCCCGAAGAGGAAGAGTTTTCGCGCCGATTCAAGTATGGCCATGTAAATCTTTTCCTCTCTCGAAAACTGGCCCAGATACTGGATCCCCGCGAAGACGACAGGTTTCAACTGAAATCTTGTGATGACATTCAGCAGCTCCCTTCTCATCGTCGCTAGAGAGGAGAGGTTGCATTCTGAATACAGGTTAGCCTCAACGAACTTTTCCTTTTCGATGAATGAGACCACCTGATCAAAGAGTGAAATTTCCTGAATGTTCTCCACCATACATCACCCTTTTCTCAAAATGAAAAGACCAACCTTCGCCGGCTCTCAGCTTGCGTCCAAGGCTTTGATTTCCGTCAACTATAGAAGCCAATATTATACTAACCTGATGTCTATGTCCATATTGATAAAGCAGTTATGGATAGTATAATTTGAGGCTATGGGATTTGCAGCGAGCAGGAGAAAAGAATGGCTTACGGGTGGTGCACTGGCGATGATCGGTTTCCTCCTGTCGCCGGTGAGCTGGTGGAATGACGTGTTCATCAACATTCCTGTATCCTGGCTTCTTGCCAGTCTTATCAGCACGGTGATGCCGCTGAACTTCTCCTTTCTCATCATCTTTTGCTACTGGTTGACGAACTTTGCAGGAATCCTCCTGATGTACATAGGATCCAGGAAGGCGCTCAGCAAGAAGTTGAGCGTCAGAGAGATCTTCCTTTCGCTTGTAGCCGCGCTGGGATACACCTTTCTATTGATCCTGTTGATCTGGCTGGGAGTCATCAAGGAGATCAAATGGTGAGCTCCTCCTGCAGAAAGTTGAAAGAATTCGGGCTAATTTATTGGAATCTGCAAGAATACAGCAAAATTCGCGGGAAGCGTCGATAAGTATTGCAATTGTCTTCTGATGAATGTATAAAATGCATCACGCCAAGAGGATCTATATAGTTTTTGAGGGGCCTGCGTCATGAAAGAGGGAGAAATCAAGCTGGCGATTGAAGTTTTAAAGCATATGTTGTATGATTTGTGGACTAATTTTCAAATCCGGAGGTAGCGAATGAAGTTCTTGAGACTTATGGCAATCTCATTGCTCTCCTTGATCAGCTTAATTGTCATTTTGAGCTGTGAAAGTACTGATGATGTCGTTTCTACACATTCTTCACAGCTAGGCATGGCCTGGCAGGGCATCTCTTTTGGGGATTACAATCCAGCTAAAAGCTGTGAAGATCAGGTCTGCGCCTGTTTTACTTCTTTAAAGATCACCGTCTCTAAAGTGATGTTACAGAGAATTGACATCGACGGGACGGAACCTTTTGACCTCTATGGAGGAAAAAGTTATACATTTGATGCAAAGGTGAATGCGAATGGTAACTTCTTTACTATTCCCGATCTACCCATGACTCTTGACCCTGGAATTTACCAGTTGCAGTCAATCATGATCGATAAGGTTCAAGCAAGTCCTGACATCTCTGGAAATGGAAATCTGGGGCTTAACGATGCACCTCCGACGTCTGCCTATTTAAATTTGCAATTGGGAGCCTACTGTTCCGATACGTTGAACCTGCAGGAGGGATGGAGTAAAATTCTCAGGGCAGAATTCAGTTGCACAGAATCAATCCGCTACAATAAAAGCACGAAGAGATTTACTTTCTTCCCGATCATCTACATTCAAGAGCCTCATTGCGTATATTAATGGATTTTTGATTATTCTTGTCTGTTGTCCCCATCTAAATCTTCTCGATATCACGATAGGATGAGCATAATCGCAATGAAAGATTCTTTCCATTTGTTGAATCTGCGACATAAAAAAATGTAAATCTGTCATTGTTTTTGGCGATAGATGGAGATAATTTTTAATCTGTATGTTCCTAGATCGATTCGATGTTCTATGAACTGGATATAATCCAACTATTTGGAGGGAGAGCGATGAAAATTCTACGATTATCAGGCTACACCTTTTTTGCCTTCCTGCTTGGCTGCGCCTTGTTTTATCTGCCGGCCTGCAGTGATTCCGATAACAATATCTTCAAGGGATCTGGCCAATTAGAGATCGCAGTAACCGATGTGCCCATCGACTCGCTCTCATCGGTCCTAGTGACCATCTCAAGCATTACCGTAGCCAAAGAGAGCGACGGGATCTGGGTTGAAGAGAAACATACATTTGATCCACCCGTTACTGTAGATCTTCTTCAGTACAGGCATGCCATGCACCAGGAATTTACGCTTCCGGAAACGATAAGCCTCGAAGATGGAACCTACAAGCTCATTAGCGTCTATATCAGCCACGTCACGGTGATCAATTCCAATCAAGAGACCGTGCTGGATATGGACCTGACAGAAGAACAGGGAACCTATAATTTCGCAGATCACAATCAGACCATCATCTTCTCAGTTGTCGCCGGTCAGGTTACGACGCTGTTAATCGACATCGATTGCGAAAGCTCCGTCATTTACAACGGAGGTTATTCATTCACCCCAAATATGAGTGTGCTCGAAATCAGGATGAGATAAGGCCATAAGCTCGAAAATCGATCTAAAAAAAGCCAGAGCTTCTTGCTCTGGTTTTTTTATATGACACATGGATGGAGGTGTGCTAAATTTATTTGCCTGCATCTGAAAAAGGCATCGCATGAATGTCGCCATTCCTCTGTTATCGGCCTTTGTCGCATTTCTGATAGCCAGCCGTTACCATGTTCGATCCATCGCACGGCAGCTTGGCGTCGATGACTCTAAACCCACACCAGCCGTTTCCATCAACGACGGCAGAGACTACGTCCCAACGAGAGTTCATGTTCTCTTCGCTCACCACTTCAGTGCCATTGCCGGAGCAGGCCCCATCGTTGGACCGACGCTCGCCCTCCTCTACGGCGTTATTCCATCCTGGATGTGGATTGTCTTCGGTGGGATCTTCATCGGCGCCGTCCACGACTTCTCGGCCCTCTTCGCAAGCATAAGAGAAAACGGTAAATCAATGGCGGAGATCGCCAGGAAGTCGATGGGAAAAGGGGGATTCACTCTTTTCATACTTTTCACTCTTACGTTGATCGTTCTGGTCACGGCGGCATTCCTGAACCTAACGGCCGTTTCTCTTACTTCAAAATGGCCTTTGATGAAACTAGGCCTGCATTCGGGGCAGAAGCTCCTTCGAACTGAAGTCGAGAATGGCGTCGAGATGGGTGTCATCGGCGGCATTGCTTCAACATCCGTCATCATCATCACCCTTTTCTCTCCCATCCTCGGCTATCTCATCTACAAGAAAGGTATCCGAACCTTGATGGCATATATCCTGGCAGCCTGTGTCTGCGCT from Acidobacteriota bacterium carries:
- a CDS encoding diguanylate cyclase — encoded protein: MVENIQEISLFDQVVSFIEKEKFVEANLYSECNLSSLATMRRELLNVITRFQLKPVVFAGIQYLGQFSREEKIYMAILESARKLFLFGVPDAEVGPVPGLFSVPLDEGRYTKDVFLVINGTDYYAAMIAKEIRKDLFEEDKNLYKAFITFDRKIINIVISILNSILIEKKVELPPPIGTTDSFLAEVNQKRMKTVIFNSLLKDISILGDQLYNFSAIDSQSGLFNKRYFYLQLIKEVNRFDRKKLPFSLIFFNLKCEQETLNGSDLSPDDAYAAMAEVIKAGIRKSDDFGFKLREGEFAILLAETPEQGAARVAVRIEDSFKTKNIPGVILKIVISEFNRGKTIKSILEYAEKRLREM
- a CDS encoding DUF4382 domain-containing protein produces the protein MKILRLSGYTFFAFLLGCALFYLPACSDSDNNIFKGSGQLEIAVTDVPIDSLSSVLVTISSITVAKESDGIWVEEKHTFDPPVTVDLLQYRHAMHQEFTLPETISLEDGTYKLISVYISHVTVINSNQETVLDMDLTEEQGTYNFADHNQTIIFSVVAGQVTTLLIDIDCESSVIYNGGYSFTPNMSVLEIRMR